From one Triticum aestivum cultivar Chinese Spring chromosome 4B, IWGSC CS RefSeq v2.1, whole genome shotgun sequence genomic stretch:
- the LOC123091938 gene encoding phosphatidylinositol 4-phosphate 5-kinase 4: protein MLNLQLGIRHAVGKQGPITLDLKSSAFDPKEKVWTRFPPEGSKYTPPHSSCDFRWKDYCPQVFRTLRKLFKVDAADYMLSLCGDQALRELSSPGKSGSFFYLTSNDQYMIKTMKKAEVKIFLKMLRAYYNHVRSFENTLVTKFFGLHCVKLAGANQKKVRFVIMGNLFCSDHFIHRRFDLKGSSLGRTTDKPQTEIDEYTILKDLDLNFIFRLQKHWYQEFQRQVDKDCDFLEQENIMDYSLLVGVHFRDKRVIMTEGSFDSDSSRGSSPHLSPHLSRGDTDPNRLSKIKLGSNMPTKAELTIRKSDCEPQLIGEPTGELYDVILYFGIIDILQDYDISKKLEHAYKSFQYDPTSISAVDPKLYSRRFKDFVYKAFQEDKVDI from the exons ATGCTCAACCTCCAGCTCGGCATCAG ACATGCAGTAGGAAAGCAAGGACCCATTACGCTTGATCTGAAGTCATCAGCTTTTGACCCAAaggagaaagtatggacaaggttCCCTCCAGAAGGCTCAAAATACACCCCTCCACACAGTTCTTGTGATTTTAGATGGAAAGATTACTGCCCGCAAGTATTCCG GACATTGCGCAAGTTGTTCAAGGTTGATGCAGCAGATTATATGTTATCCCTTTGTGGCGACCAGGCTCTCCGGGAGTTATCATCCCCTGGTAAGAGTGGAAGCTTCTTTTATCTCACGAGCAATGATCAGTACATGATAAAGACGATGAAGAAAGCTGAAGTAAAG ATATTTCTGAAGATGCTTCGAGCTTACTACAATCATGTCCGGTCATTCGAAAACACTCTAGTCACCAAGTTTTTTGGTCTGCATTGTGTTAAGTTAGCCGGAGCTAACCAAAAGAAG GTTCGTTTTGTCATAATGGGAAATCTGTTCTGTTCTGATCACTTTATTCATAGGAGATTTGATTTGAAAGGCTCATCCCTTGGACGTACGACTGACAAGCCACAGACAGAAATAGACGAGTACACTATTTTAAAAGACCTTGATCTTAACTTTATATTTCGATTGCAAAAACACTGGTACCAAGAGTTCCAGAG ACAAGTCGACAAGGATTGCGATTTTCTCGAGCAGGAAAACATTATGGATTACAGTCTTTTGGTGGGCGTACATTTTAGAGACAAAAGAGTTATAATGACTGAAG GTTCCTTTGACAGTGATAGCAGCAGAGGATCATCACCCCACCTATCACCTCACCTATCTAGAGGAGATACTGATCCAAACAG GTTGTCCAAGATAAAGCTCGGGTCGAACATGCCAACAAAAGCTGAATTGACAATTCGAAAGAGTGATTGTGAACCACAGCTTATTGGAGAACCTACCGGGGAGTTGTACGATGTTATATTGTACTTTGGGATTATAGACATACTTCAGGACTATGATATCAGCAAAAAGCTTGAGCATGCATACAAGTCTTTCCAATATGACCCAACGTCTATTTCAGCAGTAGATCCAAAACTGTATTCCAGGCGCTTTAAAGATTTTGTATACAAAGCATTCCAAGAAGACAAGGTAGACATCTGA